A stretch of Streptococcus chenjunshii DNA encodes these proteins:
- the secY gene encoding preprotein translocase subunit SecY: MFFKLLKDALKVKNVRNKIFFTLFIILVFRIGTHITVPGINAKNLGQLSDLPFLNMLNLVSGNALGNFSVFSMGVSPYITASIIVQLLQMDIVPRFVEWSKQGEVGRRKLNQATRYISLIFAFVQSIGIAYGFNALSSVGIVATPNLQTYLLIGALLTTGSMIVTWLGEQITDKGFGNGVSMIIFAGIISSIPDTVRTIYEDYFVNIRSGQLNHSLIVVGILLLATLAVIFFTTFVQQAEYKIPIQYTKLSQGAPTSSYLPLKVNPAGVIPVIFASSITTIPSTVIPFFQNGRDIPWLTTLQNLLNYQTPSGMLVYALLIVLFSFFYTFVQVNPEKTAENLQKNSSYIPSVRPGRETEDYMSSLLKKLATVGSVFLAFVSLSPIIAQQWLDLSSSVALGGTSLLILISTGIEGMKQLEGYLLKRQYVGFMNTAEIN, translated from the coding sequence ATGTTCTTTAAATTACTCAAAGATGCTTTAAAGGTAAAAAATGTAAGAAATAAGATTTTCTTCACACTTTTTATTATCCTTGTCTTTCGGATAGGCACCCATATTACAGTCCCCGGAATCAATGCTAAAAATCTCGGCCAGCTCAGCGATCTTCCTTTTTTAAATATGCTGAATCTGGTGAGCGGTAATGCTTTGGGCAATTTCTCTGTTTTTTCAATGGGGGTCAGCCCTTATATTACAGCTTCTATCATTGTTCAGCTGCTGCAAATGGATATCGTGCCGCGCTTTGTTGAATGGAGTAAGCAGGGAGAAGTCGGACGCCGAAAATTGAATCAGGCGACACGCTATATTTCCCTGATATTTGCCTTTGTGCAATCGATAGGTATTGCTTACGGTTTCAATGCTTTATCAAGTGTAGGTATCGTAGCCACCCCTAATCTGCAAACCTATTTGCTGATCGGGGCTTTATTGACAACCGGCAGTATGATTGTAACCTGGCTGGGCGAGCAGATTACGGATAAAGGCTTTGGGAATGGGGTTTCGATGATTATCTTTGCCGGGATTATTTCTTCGATTCCCGATACTGTCCGTACGATTTATGAAGATTATTTCGTTAATATCCGGTCCGGTCAGTTGAACCATTCGTTAATCGTTGTTGGTATTTTGCTTCTTGCGACACTTGCAGTGATTTTCTTTACGACTTTTGTTCAGCAGGCTGAATACAAAATTCCGATTCAGTACACAAAACTGTCTCAAGGAGCACCAACCAGTTCTTATCTTCCTTTGAAGGTTAATCCGGCTGGAGTGATTCCTGTTATTTTTGCCAGTTCTATTACTACTATTCCCAGCACGGTTATTCCTTTCTTTCAAAATGGAAGAGATATTCCTTGGCTGACGACTCTGCAGAATCTTTTGAACTATCAGACGCCATCAGGTATGTTAGTCTACGCTCTGCTGATTGTGCTCTTCTCTTTCTTTTATACGTTTGTTCAGGTCAATCCGGAAAAAACGGCAGAGAATCTGCAGAAGAACTCTTCCTACATACCTAGTGTGAGACCTGGCAGAGAGACCGAAGACTATATGTCATCGCTGCTCAAAAAGTTAGCAACAGTTGGCTCTGTTTTTCTGGCTTTTGTTTCATTGAGCCCAATTATTGCCCAGCAGTGGCTGGATTTATCCTCCAGTGTTGCTCTGGGGGGGACCAGCCTGCTGATTCTTATTTCAACGGGTATTGAAGGCATGAAGCAGCTGGAAGGCTACCTTTTAAAACGACAGTATGTCGGTTTTATGAATACAGCGGAAATTAACTGA
- the rpsE gene encoding 30S ribosomal protein S5, translating to MAFKDNAVELEERVVAINRVTKVVKGGRRLRFAALVVVGDRNGNVGFGTGKAQEVPEAIRKASESAKKNMIEVPMVGTTIPHEVRSDFSGARVLLKPAVEGAGVAAGGAVRAVVELAGIADVSSKSLGSNTPINIVRATVEGLKQLKRAEEVASLRGLSVADLG from the coding sequence ATGGCATTTAAGGATAATGCAGTTGAACTTGAAGAACGTGTAGTTGCGATTAACCGAGTAACAAAAGTCGTCAAAGGAGGCCGCCGTCTTCGTTTTGCCGCTTTGGTTGTTGTCGGAGACCGCAACGGCAATGTTGGATTTGGTACTGGCAAAGCTCAGGAAGTACCGGAAGCTATTCGCAAAGCATCTGAATCTGCTAAGAAAAATATGATTGAAGTCCCAATGGTGGGAACTACAATTCCTCATGAAGTCCGCTCAGACTTCAGCGGAGCACGCGTTCTGCTGAAGCCTGCCGTTGAAGGGGCAGGTGTTGCTGCAGGCGGTGCGGTACGTGCTGTTGTTGAACTTGCAGGTATTGCAGATGTATCATCAAAATCATTAGGATCAAATACACCGATCAACATTGTGCGTGCAACAGTTGAAGGTCTGAAACAGCTTAAGCGTGCTGAAGAAGTTGCTTCTTTGCGCGGGCTTTCAGTTGCTGATTTGGGATAA
- the rplR gene encoding 50S ribosomal protein L18 yields MISKPDKNKLRKKRHRRVRGKISGTADRPRLNVFRSNTGIYAQVIDDVAGVTLASASTLDKEVSKGTKTEQAAVVGKLVAERAVAKGISEVVFDRGGYLYHGRVKALADSARENGLKF; encoded by the coding sequence GTGATTTCGAAGCCAGATAAAAATAAACTCCGCAAAAAACGCCATCGTCGTGTCCGCGGTAAAATCTCTGGAACTGCTGATCGCCCACGTTTGAACGTTTTCCGTTCTAATACAGGCATCTACGCTCAAGTAATTGATGACGTAGCGGGTGTAACGCTTGCAAGTGCGTCAACTCTTGATAAAGAAGTTTCTAAAGGAACGAAGACAGAACAGGCCGCTGTTGTTGGCAAATTAGTCGCTGAACGCGCAGTAGCTAAAGGTATTTCTGAAGTGGTGTTTGACCGCGGTGGATATCTCTATCACGGCCGTGTTAAAGCTTTGGCTGACTCAGCTCGTGAAAACGGATTGAAATTCTAA
- the rpmD gene encoding 50S ribosomal protein L30 produces the protein MAQIKITLTKSPIGRKPEQRKTIAALGLSKINSSVVKDDNAAIRGMVNKVAHLVAVEEAK, from the coding sequence ATGGCTCAAATTAAGATTACTTTGACTAAGTCTCCGATCGGACGCAAACCAGAGCAAAGAAAGACAATCGCTGCTCTCGGACTTAGCAAGATAAATAGTTCGGTTGTTAAAGATGACAACGCAGCCATTCGCGGCATGGTCAACAAAGTTGCACATTTGGTTGCTGTTGAAGAAGCTAAATAA
- the rplO gene encoding 50S ribosomal protein L15, whose product MKLHELKPAQGSRKVRKRVGRGSSSGNGKTAGRGQKGQKARSGGSIRPGFEGGQTPLFRRLPKRGFTNINAKEYAIVNLEQLNVFEDGTEVTPALLKKARIIRAEKSGVKILGNGELTKTLTVKAAKFSKSAEAAITAKGGSIEVV is encoded by the coding sequence ATGAAACTTCATGAACTCAAGCCTGCTCAAGGCTCTCGTAAAGTTCGTAAGCGTGTGGGCCGCGGCAGTTCATCCGGTAACGGCAAAACTGCTGGCCGTGGACAAAAAGGACAAAAGGCTCGCAGTGGCGGCAGCATTCGTCCTGGATTCGAAGGTGGACAAACGCCGTTATTCCGCCGTCTCCCAAAGCGTGGATTTACTAACATCAATGCTAAGGAATATGCTATTGTCAATCTTGAACAGTTAAATGTTTTCGAGGATGGTACTGAAGTAACACCGGCTCTTCTTAAGAAAGCCAGAATTATTCGTGCTGAAAAATCAGGCGTAAAAATTCTTGGCAACGGTGAATTAACTAAAACCTTGACTGTCAAAGCAGCAAAATTTTCGAAATCTGCTGAGGCAGCAATCACTGCTAAAGGTGGTTCTATCGAAGTCGTTTAA